In the Helianthus annuus cultivar XRQ/B chromosome 11, HanXRQr2.0-SUNRISE, whole genome shotgun sequence genome, one interval contains:
- the LOC110888133 gene encoding uncharacterized protein LOC110888133 encodes MGDNDAPVRRVVADYARPNTANARSSITRPAIGVNRWQIPPQIITMVTNTIQFHGLPYEDPNVHISRFSAICDTFQEQGVTEDACKLRLFPFSLADRAHAWLESLPAGSITTWAGMKEKFLGKYFPPSKTARLRSMIQEFRQKEGESFYETWERFKELLLKCPHHGFEDWALVEKFYYGVTPATRNMLNTTAGGNLMTAKTPEECMDMFEDIAMSSYEFPESRDSSATHRGVHKVDEVTRMQAQIDALQKQVGDMKVQKEQLCEICTGRHDTTACPIAPTETPEQVEFVGNRNQENFGERYNSNWRNHPNFSWKNNNPPGFQQRQNLFQDAGAGSSSATNKNPTLEEMLRQNQETMKQNQETLVQQTQLLTQFMTREEARHQENQSRFLEHETFMKNQSMAFQNLERTVGAMSEKLSQRPPGGLPSSTEGNPNATAKAVTTRSGRGAVEVEPVVDENPEVDEEIEMETPAGKVHPRLRPASTAQSSGSSGEKKEVEKEPMRVYKPTPPYPGRLIKGKDAEQYGKLLEMLKKLHVNIPFVEALSKMPKYAKFLKDLLTNKKKLEDLSTVTLSEECSAVLQNKLPKKVSDPGSFTIPCLIGNLTVSNALADLGASINLMPYSIFTKLNLGEPSPARMSLQLVDRSVKFPRGIVENMLVKVDKFVFPVDFVILDMDEDSEVPLILGRPFLATARALIDVYDGKCLRVDEDEVTFDIQHSMRHTQQHDDTLYFIDTLMSHVGSLLIEICGRDTSDMQVVSVDDQGSGVTELDVEQDPLPQATEPSPRFEVFEVVKEEEKMADEFDSWPVKEAGWIPTHTNKNTGEGEKKLGSTCCKFAEMV; translated from the coding sequence ATGGGTGACAACGATGCCCCAGTTAGGAGAGTCGTCGCAGACTACGCCAGGCCGAACACGGCTAATGCTCGATCCAGCATTACCCGACCCGCTATCGGAGTTAATCGCTGGCAGATTCCACCCCAGATCATCACGATGGTTACGAACACCATCCAGTTCCATGGATTACCTTATGAGGACCCGAATGTCCATATTTCTCGCTTTTCAGCTATCTGCGATACGTTCCAGGAGCAAGGTGTCACCGAGGATGCGTGCAAGCTGCGTCTATTCCCATTCTCACTTGCTGATCGTGCTCATGCTTGGTTGGAATCCCTTCCTGCGGGATCCATCACTACCTGGGCCggtatgaaagaaaaattcttAGGCAAGTACTTTCCCCCTTCAAAAACTGCTCGTCTGAGGAGCATGATTCAAGAGTTTCGCCAAAAGGAGGGAGAGTCTTTCTATGAGACATGGGAGCGATTCAAGGAGTTGTTACtcaagtgtcctcatcacggatTCGAGGATTGGGCGTTAGTTGAGAAGTTCTATTATGGAGTGACGCCCGCTACGAGGAATATGCTGAACACCACTGCTGGTGGCAATCTAATGACTGCCAAGACACCTGAGGAGTGCATGGATATGTTTGAGGATATAGCGATGAGTAGCTACGAGTTCCCTGAGTCTAGAGATTCATCCGCTACACATAGAGGAGTGCACAAGGTCGATGAGGTCACCAGGATGCAAGCACAGATTGACGCTTTGCAAAAGCAGGTGGGTGATATGAAGGTACAGAAGGAGCAGCTATGCGAGATATGCACTGGGAGGCATGACACGACCGCGTGTCCTATTGCTCCTACTGAGACACCAGAGCAGGTAGAGTTTGTGGGTAATCGAAATCAAGAAAATTTCGGGGAGCGTTACAATTCGAATTGGAGGAACCACCCGAATTTCAGTTGGAAGAACAACAACCCACCGGGGTTTCAGCAGCGTCAGAACTTGTTTCAGGACGCAGGAGCAGGATCGAGTTCGGCTACGAATAAAAACCCCACGTTGGAGGAGATGCTGAGGCAGAACCAGGAGACAATGAAGCAGAATCAAGAGACCCTGGTTCAGCAGACACAGTTATTGACTCAGTTCATGACCAGAGAGGAGGCACGACATCAGGAGAACCAGTCGCGATTCTTGGAGCATGAGACTTTCATGAAGAATCAGAGCATGGCTTTTCAGAATCTTGAGAGGACTGTAGGTGCGATGTCAGAGAAATTGAGTCAGAGACCTCCTGGTGGTCTCCCTAGTAGCACTGAGGGTAATCCAAATGCCACTGCAAAGGCTGTTACTACGAGGAGTGGTCGAGGAGCTGTAGAGGTCGAGCCGGTAGTCGATGAGAACCCAGAGGTCGACGAGGAGATTGAGATGGAGACACCAGCTGGCAAAGTGCACCCTAGGttgcgcccagcaagtacagcacagtCTAGCGGGTCTTCAGGAGAGAAGAAGGAGGTAGAGAAGGAGCCGATGAGGGTGTATAAACCAACACCCCCTTACCCAGGTCGGTTGATAAAGGGTAAGGATGCAGAGCAGTACGGAAAGCTCCTCGAGATGTTGAAGAAGCTGCACGTGAATATTCCATTCGTAGAGGCTCTGTCAAAGATGCCGAAGTACGCGAAGTTTCTCAAGGACTTGCTCACGAATAAGAAGAAACTGGAGGACCTTTCTACTGTCACGTTGAGCGAGGAGTGTTCTGCCGTCTTGCAGAACAAGCTACCGAAGAAGGTGTCTGATCCTGGTAGCTTTACGATTCCGTGTCTGATCGGAAATCTTACTGTCAGCAATGCGCTGGCAGACCTAGGGGCTAGCATAAATCTTATGCCATATTCCATCTTTACTAAGCTCAATCTAGGCGAGCCGTCTCCTGCGCGCATGAGTCTTCAGTTGGTTGATCGATCAGTGAAGTTTCCAAGAGGGATTGTGGAGAACATGTTGGTGAAGGTCGACAAATTCGTATTTCCAGttgacttcgtcatccttgacaTGGACGAGGACTCTGAGGTCCCACTGATTTTAGGACGTCCATTCCTTGCCACTGCACGCGCACTCATTGACGTGTACGACGGCAAGTGTCTTCGAGTTGATGAGGATGAAGTCACATTCGACATTCAGCATTCCATGAGGCATACCCAGCAGCATGATGACACTCTATACTTTATCGATACTCTTATGTCACATGTGGGTAGCCTCCTCATCGAGATTTGCGGAAGAGATACGTCTGATATGCAGGTTGTGAGTGTGGATGATCAGGGGAGTGGGGTCACTGAGTTAGATGTTGAGCAGGACCCTCTGCCGCAGGCTACCGAGCCTTCCCCTAGATTTGAGGTGTTTGAGGTCGTCAAAGAAGAAGAGAAAATGGCTGACGAGTTCGATAGCTGGCCCGTGAAGGAAGCAGGTTGGATTCCCACTCACACCAACAAGAACACGGGAGAAGGCGAAAAGAAGCTTGGATCAACATGTTGTAAgtttgcagagatggtataa